In Centroberyx gerrardi isolate f3 chromosome 11, fCenGer3.hap1.cur.20231027, whole genome shotgun sequence, the following are encoded in one genomic region:
- the tmem135 gene encoding transmembrane protein 135, which translates to MAAFSKIPHNCYEIGHTWSPSCVQSALDVTRGALEVSFKIYAPLYLIAAILRRRKKDYYLKRLLPEILRSSSFLTANGGLYIVFFCILRKLFGGFYSWSPGFGAALPASYIAILIERKSRRGLLTIYMTNLATETLFRMAVTRGIVNPLKHGEVLLFCITASLYMFFFRCKDGLKGFAFSALKFIVGKEEIPTHSVMAEQSYPKPPERTAAIETEESQGSPESPGSRRKTLLAFTRGLLESVCKHGPRHRCCKHYQDNCISYCVKGFVRMFSVGYLIQCCLKVPSAFRQLFSKPSRLPFLFCSKENFQLGAFLGSFVSIYKGTSCFLRWVRNLDDELHALIAGFLAGLSMFFYKSTSISMYLFSKLVETMYFKGIEAGRFPYFPHADTVIYAISTAICFQAAVMEVQNLRPSYWKFLLRLTKGRFALMNRLVLDVFGTQASRDFKGFMPKLDAHYTSRTVIPPGADIQLG; encoded by the exons ATGGCTGCCTTCAGTAAGATACCGCACAACTGCTACGAGATAGGTCATACCTGGAGCCCGTCGTGTGTGCAATCTGCTCTGGACGTAACCAGGGGGGCTCTGGAGGTCTCCTTTAAAATATACGCACCACTTTATCTG ATAGCAGCCATCctaagaagaaggaagaaggacTACTATCTAAAACGGCTTCTCCCTGAGATCCTACggtcttcctctttcctcactGCCAATGGAGGTCTCTACATTGTTTTCTTCTGCATTCTCAG GAAACTATTTGGAGGGTTCTACTCCTGGTCACCTGGGTTTGGTGCAGCGCTGCCTGCCTCCTATATCGCCATCCTCATAGAGCGCAAGAGCAG GAGAGGGCTGCTGACGATATACATGACAAACCTG GCCACTGAGACCTTGTTCCGCATGGCAGTGACACGAGGCATCGTCAACCCCCTCAAACACGGCGAG GTGCTCTTGTTCTGCATAACTGCATCGCTCTACATGTTCTTCTTCAG GTGTAAAGATGGTCTCAAAGGCTTTGCATTCTCTGCATTAAA GTTCATTGTCGGGAAGGAAGAGATTCCCACTCACTCAGTCATGGCAGAGCAAAGCTACCCTAAGCCCCCAGAGAGGACGGCTGCTATAGAGACCGAGGAGTCACAGGGGTCACCCGAAAGCCCCGGCTCCAGGAGGAAAACCCTGCTTGCCTTCACCAGAGGGCTGCTAGAATCAGT ATGCAAACATGGTCCCAGACATAGATGTTGTAAACATTACCAGGACAACTGCATTTCCTACTGTGTCAAA GGTTTCGTCAGGATGTTCAGTGTGGGCTACCTGATTCAGTGTTGCCTTAAAGTGCCCTCAGCGTTCAGGCAGTTGTTCTCCAAACCCTCCCGGCTCCCCTTTCTCTTCTGCAGCAAGGAGAACTTCCAGCTAGGGGCCTTCCTAGGCTCCTTCGTCAGCATCTACAAG GGAACAAGCTGCTTCCTGCGTTGGGTGCGTAACCTTGACGATGAGCTCCATGCACTCATAGCTG GTTTCCTGGCTGGTCTCTCGATGTTCTTCTACAAAAGCACATCAATATCCATGTACCTCTTCTCTAAGCTGGTGGAG ACCATGTACTTCAAAGGCATTGAGGCCGGCCGGTTCCCTTACTTTCCTCATGCAGATACAGTCATATATGCCATCTCTACTGCCATCTGTTTTCAAGCT GCTGTGATGGAAGTGCAGAACCTCAGGCCTTCATACTGGAAGTTCCTCCTGCGGTTAACTAAGGGCAG GTTTGCTCTGATGAACCGACTTGTGCTAGATGTGTTTGGGACCCAGGCCTCCAGGGACTTTAAGGGCTTTATGCCCAAACTGGACGCCCATTACACCAGCcgaacagtgattccaccaggAGCTGACATCCAGCTGGGTTGA
- the hephl1b gene encoding ferroxidase HEPHL1, producing the protein MAGTLRLLASLLFVLSPLAEGGRRERVYYVGIIEDVWDYAPSGKNLISGQEVANDEHASVFLTGGPHRIGSSYKKAMFRQYTDATYRFQAPRPEWLGFLGPILRAEVDDVIVVHLKNFANRNYSMHPHGVFYEKDSEGALYPDGTSAKLKQDDSVPPGGSYTYRWEVRPEFAPTDGDANCLTWVYHSHLEAPRDISSGLIGALLTCKKGILKQISEPVPGQTTPEAVLESERNDVDQDVFLMFNVVDEGLSWYLEDNIRTFCSDPDGVNREDPDFEESNLMHAINGYMFGNLPGIELCQNRFIAWHLFGMGNEVDIHSAYFHGNTLLDRGHRTDVLSLFPATFATAEMVPMAIGKWLLTCQVNDHLQAGMQALYQVKSCGSQASPSPEGGVMRDYYLAAEKVRWNYAPSGMDLINNVSLTESNSASEVFFGRDGGMIGGTYFKVVYTAYTDNTFTTKKPSTPDTEHLGILGPVLRAEEGDTLTVTFMNKADRDFSIQPHGLHYDKHFQGSSYNDGVDKPGSQVGPGETFIYKWRVLEGPSASDSPCIPYLYYSASEPTHDTNSGLVGPLLVCKKGTLGENGTQRDVDKELFLLFSVMDENLNWYLMENINVFGSNETDLADEAFEESNKMHAVNGFMYGNLPGLKVCAGDKVVWYTFGLGTEADIHGVYFEGNTFQRQSMTRDTVSLFPHTTAAVVMQPRTAGVYEVSCRVTDHYSAGMRQQYIVKNCPGHNVNRPHKGPTKVVQYFISAEEIEWDYSPDRAWELEKHHATPENSPGSIFVERGENRIGSRYKKVVYREYTDETFKIQKERPPNQQHLGILGPIIRAEVGEQILITFRNNASRPYSIHAHGVKTSDMHNPVEPGIMTEFRWDVPHSSGPGVSDPNCISYAYYSTVDFIMDLYSGLLGPLVVCRTKTLRGPDRQRRDVEREFALLFMVFDENQSWYLEENIRTYLGTDPNTFTPDEDFEESNLMHGINGKLYGNLHGLVMTQGQKVDWYLLGMGNEVDMHTVHFHAETFTYKTDRVHRADVFDLFPGTFQTVEMEAGNPGTWLLHCHVTDHIHAGMETTFTIREKSSHGSGGSINTPLLSLALGLFVVGVLH; encoded by the exons ATGGCAGGGACATTAAGGCTGCTGGCgagtttgttgtttgttctttCCCCCCTTGCGGAAGGGGGGCGCAGGGAGAGAGTTTACTATGTGGGGATCATTGAGGACGTCTGGGATTACGCACCAAGTGGAAAAAACCTCATAAGCGGGCAAGAAGTCGCGAATGATGA ACATGCATCTGTATTCTTGACGGGAGGACCCCATCGTATCGGCAGTTCGTATAAGAAGGCGATGTTCCGGCAGTACACAGATGCCACATACCGTTTCCAGGCCCCCCGACCTGAATGGTTGGGCTTCCTGGGGCCCATACTGCGGGCTGAggttgatgatgtcatcgtGGTCCACCTGAAGAACTTTGCCAACAGGAATTACTCCATGCATCCCCACGGAGTCTTCTATGAGAAGGATTCAGAGG GGGCGCTCTATCCAGATGGGACATCAGCCAAGTTGAAGCAGGATGACTCTGTTCCTCCAGGAGGCAGCTACACCTACCGCTGGGAGGTCAGGCCAGAATTTGCACCCACAGATGGCGATGCCAACTGTCTGACCTGGGTCTACCATTCTCACCTTGAAGCTCCTAGGGATATTTCCTCTGGACTCATAGGTGCACTGCTCACCTGTAAGAAAG GCATCCTGAAGCAGATTTCTGAACCAGTCCCGGGTCAGACAACACCAGAGGCTGTGCTAGAATCAGAGCGTAATGATGTGGACCAGGATGTGTTCCTGATGTTCAACGTGGTGGATGAAGGCCTGAGTTGGTACCTGGAGGACAACATTCGGACCTTCTGCTCTGATCCAGATGGAGTCAACCGGGAAGACCCTGACTTTGAGGAGTCAAACCTGATGCATG CCATTAACGGGTACATGTTTGGTAACCTGCCTGGAATCGAGTTATGCCAGAACCGCTTTATAGCCTGGCATTTATTTGGCATGGGTAACGAGGTTGATATTCACTCCGCCTATTTCCATGGGAATACACTGTTGGACCGTGGCCACCGCACCGACGTTCTCAGCCTGTTCCCAGCCACTTTTGCTACAGCCGAGATGGTCCCGATGGCAATAGGAAAGTGGCTGCTGACCTGCCAGGTTAATGACCATCTTCAGG CTGGGATGCAGGCCTTGTATCAAGTGAAGTCCTGTGGCAGTCAGGCCAGTCCCTCTCCAGAGGGAGGTGTCATGAGGGATTACTACCTGGCAGCAGAGAAGGTCCGATGGAACTATGCCCCATCTGGAATGGACCTAATCAATAACGTATCCCTTACTGAGAGCAACAG TGCATCAGAGGTGTTTTTTGGCAGAGATGGGGGTATGATCGGGGGGACCTACTTCAAAGTGGTATACACGGCATACACAGATAATACCTTCACCACCAAAAAACCATCAACGCCTGATACAGAACATTTGGGAATCCTGG GTCCTGTCCTGAGGGCTGAGGAAGGAGATACCCTCACAGTCACATTCATGAATAAGGCTGATAGGGACTTCAGTATCCAGCCTCATGGTCTACATTACGACAAACACTTCCAGGGAAGCAGCTACAATGATG GTGTTGACAAGCCTGGCTCCCAGGTGGGTCCAGGGGAGACTTTCATTTATAAGTGGCGGGTGCTGGAAGGTCCCTCTGCCTCAGACTCTCCCTGTATCCCCTACCTGTACTACTCCGCCAGTGAGCCCACCCATGACACCAACTCCGGATTAGTGGGACCCCTGCTGGTGTGCAAGAAAGGCACCCTGGGGGAGAACGGAACCCAG AGGGACGTGGATAAGGAGTTGTtccttctgttttctgtcatggATGAGAACCTGAACTGGTATTTGATGGAAAATATCAACGTGTTTGGCAGCAATGAGACAGACCTAGCAGATGAAGCCTTTGAGGAGAGCAATAAGATGCATG CGGTGAATGGGTTCATGTATGGGAACCTTCCTGGACTGAAGGTATGTGCCGGGGACAAAGTTGTGTGGTACACCTTTGGGCTAGGTACAGAGGCGGACATCCATGGTGTTTATTTCGAGGGCAACACCTTCCAGAGGCAGAGCATGACCCGCGACACAGTCAGCCTGTTCCCACACACCACTGCTGCAGTTGTCATGCAGCCACGCACTGCTG GTGTGTATGAAGTGAGCTGCAGAGTAACAGACCACTACTCAGCTGGGATGAGGCAGCAGTACATCGTAAAGAATTGTCCGGGGCATAATGTGAACCGCCCACACAAAGGGCCGACGAAGGTTGTACAGTATTTTATCAGCGCTGAAGAAATAGAGTGGGACTACTCACCGGACAGAGCCTGGGAGCTGGAGAAGCACCACGCCACACCTgaaaacag TCCAGGCAGTATatttgtggagagaggagagaacaggatTGGCTCACGCTATAAGAAGGTGGTGTACAGAGAGTACACCGATGAAACCTTCAAAATACAGAAGGAGCGACCGCCGAACCAACAACACTTGGGAATTCTGG GTCCAATAATCAGAGCAGAGGTAGGAGAGCAGATCCTGATCACATTCAGAAACAACGCCAGCCGGCCGTACTCCATCCACGCACATGGAGTGAAAACCAGTGACATGCACAATCCAGTCGAACCTG GCATCATGACAGAGTTCAGGTGGGACGTTCCTCACAGCTCCGGTCCAGGAGTCTCAGATCCTAACTGCATCTCTTACGCCTACTACTCCACTGTCGATTTCATCATG GATCTGTACAGCGGTCTTCTGGGGCCGCTGGTGGTATGCAGGACTAAGACTTTGCGGGGTCCAGATAGACAGAGGAGAGATGTGGAGAGGGAGTTTGCTCTACTCTTTATGGTGTTTGATGAAAACCAGTCCTGGTACTTGGAGGAGAACATCAGAACGTACCTTGGCACCGACCCAAACACCTTCACACCGGACGAGGACTTTGAGGAGAGCAACCTGAtgcatg GGATAAATGGCAAGCTGTATGGTAACCTCCATGGCCTGGTGATGACGCAGGGCCAGAAAGTGGACTGGTACCTACTGGGCATGGGCAACGAAGTGGACATGCACACCGTTCACTTCCACGCTGAGACTTTCACCTACAAG acggACCGTGTGCATCGTGCAGATGTGTTTGATCTCTTCCCCGGGACTTTCCAGACAGTGGAGATGGAGGCCGGGAATCCTGGGACTTGGTTGCTCCACTGCCACGTGACTGACCACATCCACGCCGGCATGGAGACCACTTTCACcatcagag AAAAGTCCTCACATG GAAGTGGAGGCTCCATAAACACTCCATTACTTTCTCTGGCACTTGGACTTTTTGTGGTGGGTGTGCTGCACTAA